In Haematobia irritans isolate KBUSLIRL chromosome 1, ASM5000362v1, whole genome shotgun sequence, a genomic segment contains:
- the LOC142228873 gene encoding uncharacterized protein LOC142228873: MCTYKRIKIDPTSRLQTKNNKLVEKLYNLNIITEQEKNKLTSRTAVAPRIYGLPKIHKESTPLRPICSSIDSPSYNLSKYIVGILRNITLDSKYNVKDSADFKTRLENMTIEDDEVLISFDVVSLFPSIPVKLAIQTIERKWTIIEQYTNMTKDLFIDLITFCIKDTRYFKFEDKIYEQLKGMPMGSPASPIVADIIMEELLDEVFKNITKPPILTKYVDDIFAIIKASEVDETLKALNSFNRQIQFTKELEQDNKLPYLDVIIHRQGNQLRLNWYQKPTASGRLLNFYSKHSKRIIINTATNFIRRVFNISDPEFHSENENKIKRILQDNNFPQRTIYQLLSKVKANLHNNRELTKKKDSKIYKPVTYIPNFSERLSKKNINSR, from the coding sequence ATGTGTACGTACAAACGAATAAAAATTGATCCCACCTCTAGACTCCAAACGAAGAACAACAAATTAGTGGAAAAACTTTACAATCTCAATATTATTACCGAACAAGAGAAAAACAAGTTGACAAGCAGGACCGCAGTAGCTCCAAGGATTTACGGACTTCCAAAAATACATAAGGAGAGCACACCATTAAGACCTATTTGTTCTTCGATAGACTCGCCATCGTACAATTTAAGTAAATACATAGTAGGTATATTAAGAAATATAACACTTGACTCTAAATATAATGTTAAGGACTCTGCGGATTTTAAGACAAGATTGGAAAATATGACGATTGAAGATGATGAAGTTTTAATATCCTTTGACGTGGTGTCATTATTTCCAAGCATTCCGGTAAAGCTAGCAATTCAGACGATTGAAAGAAAATGGACCATAATTGAGCAGTATACGAACATGACGAAGGATTTATTCAtagatttaattacattttgtatCAAGGACACcagatattttaaatttgaggacAAGATTTATGAGCAATTAAAAGGTATGCCAATGGGTTCCCCTGCTTCACCAATTGTAGCAGACATTATTATGGAGGAACTTTTAGACgaagtatttaaaaatattactaaacCACCGATATTAACAAAATACGTAGATGACATCTTCGCAATCATAAAGGCATCAGAAGTCGACGAAACACTAAAGGCCTTAAACTCATTTAatagacaaattcaatttacaaAGGAATTAGAACAGGACAATAAACTACCATATCTTGACGTAATAATACATAGACAAGGAAACCAACTGAGACTAAATTGGTACCAAAAACCAACGGCTTCTGGGAGACTGCTCAATTTTTACTCTAAGCACAGTAAACGTATAATAATCAATACAgcgacaaatttcatacgaaggGTATTTAATATTAGTGATCCAGAATTTCAttctgaaaatgaaaataaaattaaacgaatTCTCCAAGACAACAATTTCCCACAACGAACGATATATCAACTCTTATCGAAAGTAAAAGCCAACCTACACAACAACCGAGAATTGACCAAGAAAAAGGATTCAAAAATATACAAACCAGTGACATATATACCAAACTTCTCCGAGAGACTGTCAAAGAAAAATATCAACTCGCGTTAA
- the LOC142228884 gene encoding uncharacterized protein LOC142228884, with amino-acid sequence MTKDLFIDLITFCIKDTRYFKFEDKIYEQLKGMPMGSPASPIVADIIMEELLDEVFKNITKPPILTKYVDDIFAIIKASEVDETLKALNSFNRQIQFTKELEQDNKLPYLDVIIHRQGNQLRLNWYQKPTASGRLLNFYSKHSKRIIINTATNFIRRVFNISDPEFHSENENKIKRILQDNNFPQRTIYQLLSKVKANLHNNRELTKKKDSKIYKPVTYIPNFSERLSKKNINSR; translated from the coding sequence ATGACGAAGGATTTATTCAtagatttaattacattttgtatCAAGGACACcagatattttaaatttgaggacAAGATTTATGAGCAATTAAAAGGTATGCCAATGGGTTCCCCTGCTTCACCAATTGTAGCAGACATTATTATGGAGGAACTTTTAGACgaagtatttaaaaatattactaaacCACCGATATTAACAAAATACGTAGATGACATCTTCGCAATCATAAAGGCATCAGAAGTCGACGAAACACTAAAGGCCTTAAACTCATTTAatagacaaattcaatttacaaAGGAATTAGAACAGGACAATAAACTACCATATCTTGACGTAATAATACATAGACAAGGAAACCAACTGAGACTAAATTGGTACCAAAAACCAACGGCTTCTGGGAGACTGCTCAATTTTTACTCTAAGCACAGTAAACGTATAATAATCAATACAgcgacaaatttcatacgaaggGTATTTAATATTAGTGATCCAGAATTTCAttctgaaaatgaaaataaaattaaacgaatTCTCCAAGACAACAATTTCCCACAACGAACGATATATCAACTCTTATCGAAAGTAAAAGCCAACCTACACAACAACCGAGAATTGACCAAGAAAAAGGATTCAAAAATATACAAACCAGTGACATATATACCAAACTTCTCCGAGAGACTGTCAAAGAAAAATATCAACTCGCGTTAA
- the LOC142228895 gene encoding uncharacterized protein LOC142228895 has product MGPDALEVFNSFNLDLEAVKFEELWNKFQAYFTPKTNLAMERHNFITKKQDEDQTINQYAAVLQNLGMTCEFGDLREDLVKDIFICGLSRNFKQVKERLLSEGNITWEKALQIAKSIERAREDVAEISENPKSMVSALRNSKPPPIIK; this is encoded by the coding sequence ATGGGGCCAGATGCCTTAGAAGTATTCAATTCTTTCAATTTGGATCTGGAAGCTGTGAAATTTGAAGAACTTTGGAATAAATTTCAAGCCTATTTTACACCCAAAACCAATCTGGCAATGGAGCGACATAACTTCATTACGAAAAAACAAGACGAAGATCAAACCATTAATCAATATGCAGCCGTTTTGCAGAATTTAGGCATGACATGTGAGTTCGGTGACCTGCGGGAAGATTTGGTTAAAGATATATTTATATGTGGATTATCTCGAAATTTCAAACAAGTCAAGGAACGACTTTTAAGCGAAGGAAATATAACATGGGAAAAGGCATTGCAAATAGCAAAGAGCATTGAACGGGCTAGAGAGGATGTAGCAGAAATCTCTGAAAATCCGAAGTCTATGGTGTCTGCTTTAAGAAATAGCAAGCCCCCCCCAatcatcaaatga